One genomic window of Vibrio mangrovi includes the following:
- the nadK gene encoding NAD(+) kinase — translation MKKSFGVIAIIGKPRDQSAIQTHRELYQWLSEQGYTVFIDDRLSSILTDIPPQNFSSLLELGKKADLAIAVGGDGNMLGAARVLSRFDIRVIGVNRGNLGFLTDLNPEDFQAALQKVLAGEYIEEERFLLETEIHRHGQIKSHNAALNEAVLHPGKIAHMIEFEVYINDAFAFSQRSDGLIISTPTGSTAYSLSGGGPILSPSLSAISLVPMFPHTLSSRPLVVDSDSRIKLVVSPNNRGTQEISCDGQVSLPVSPGDEVIIYRSPNKLHLIHPKDYSYYHVLRNKLGWSSKLF, via the coding sequence ATGAAAAAATCTTTTGGCGTGATAGCCATCATTGGTAAACCACGGGACCAGTCTGCCATCCAAACGCATCGCGAGTTATATCAGTGGTTGTCAGAACAGGGATACACCGTATTTATCGATGATCGCCTCAGTAGTATTCTGACCGATATTCCGCCGCAAAATTTTTCGTCTTTACTTGAGCTGGGGAAAAAAGCCGACCTGGCGATTGCAGTTGGTGGTGACGGCAATATGCTCGGTGCTGCCAGAGTTCTTTCCCGTTTCGATATCCGGGTGATCGGTGTCAACCGGGGCAATCTGGGCTTCCTCACTGATTTAAATCCCGAAGATTTTCAGGCAGCATTACAGAAAGTACTCGCAGGCGAATATATTGAAGAAGAACGCTTTCTGCTTGAAACCGAAATTCATCGCCACGGACAGATCAAAAGCCATAATGCTGCGCTGAACGAGGCCGTGCTGCACCCCGGGAAAATTGCACACATGATCGAATTTGAGGTGTATATCAATGACGCTTTCGCTTTTTCCCAGCGTTCTGACGGCCTGATTATTTCGACACCAACCGGTTCAACGGCTTATTCACTTTCCGGCGGCGGGCCAATTCTGTCTCCGAGTCTCAGTGCGATTTCACTGGTACCGATGTTTCCGCATACGCTGTCATCCCGGCCACTGGTCGTTGACAGTGACTCCCGGATCAAACTGGTAGTTTCCCCCAATAACCGGGGAACTCAGGAGATCAGTTGTGACGGGCAGGTTTCTCTGCCGGTTTCTCCGGGAGATGAAGTCATTATCTACCGGAGCCCGAATAAACTCCATCTGATCCATCCCAAAGATTACAGCTATTATCACGTCCTGCGAAACAAACTGGGCTGGTCGAGTAAGTTGTTCTAA
- the recN gene encoding DNA repair protein RecN produces MLAHLSVNNFAIVKSLQLELSQGMTTITGETGAGKSIAIDALSLCLGGRAEASMVRQGEEKTEVCAAFLLDHNLHATRWLEDNELLDGTECILRRVITKEGRSRAFINGNPVPISQLKSLGQLLINIHGQHAHQQLMKSEHQLTMLDQYAGHTELLKKTRLAYQDWRQSSNELKQLRENSQQNQAQVQLLEYQIKELDELSIGEDEFAELEQEYKRLTNSGELITHSQNAIQLLNEGEEVNAIGLLQSTSQILIQLAELDEKMAVLPSMIAEALIQLEEANSELRGYLDRIEVDPEQMAYIEDRYSKVMSLARKHYVLPEDLYEHHQSLLQQIAALDCSDEKLEQLESAVAEKYQSFVNRAEKLHQSRMRYAKELNKLISQSMHELSMEKAKFQIEIQHDGNHPSPLGFDSVCFMVSTNPGQPLQPITKVASGGELSRISLAIQVITAQKVETPSLIFDEVDVGISGPTAAVVGKMLRQLGESTQVLCVTHLPQVAGCGHQQLFVAKQSKGGKTETQMLKLDTQQRVEELARLLGGSQITETTLANAKELLLVAA; encoded by the coding sequence ATGCTGGCTCATTTAAGTGTCAATAATTTTGCAATCGTAAAATCATTACAGTTAGAACTTTCACAGGGAATGACCACTATTACCGGGGAAACCGGTGCGGGGAAGTCTATTGCTATCGACGCACTTAGTCTGTGTCTCGGTGGCAGAGCTGAAGCCAGTATGGTCCGCCAGGGAGAAGAAAAGACCGAAGTCTGTGCTGCATTTCTTCTTGATCACAATCTGCATGCCACCCGCTGGCTTGAAGACAATGAACTGTTAGACGGTACTGAATGTATTCTCCGCCGGGTAATCACCAAAGAAGGTCGTTCCCGGGCATTTATCAACGGCAATCCAGTCCCGATTTCACAGTTAAAGTCTCTCGGGCAGCTTTTAATTAATATTCACGGTCAACATGCGCATCAGCAACTGATGAAAAGTGAGCATCAGCTTACTATGCTGGATCAATATGCCGGTCATACCGAACTCCTGAAAAAAACTCGTCTGGCTTATCAAGACTGGCGTCAGTCCAGCAATGAACTCAAACAGCTACGGGAAAACAGCCAACAGAATCAGGCACAGGTTCAGTTGCTGGAATATCAAATCAAAGAGCTGGACGAACTATCAATCGGTGAAGATGAGTTTGCTGAACTGGAACAGGAATACAAACGCCTGACCAACAGTGGTGAACTTATCACTCATAGCCAAAATGCCATTCAGCTATTGAATGAAGGAGAAGAAGTCAACGCGATCGGTTTGCTGCAATCAACCAGCCAGATACTGATTCAGTTAGCGGAACTGGATGAGAAAATGGCAGTGCTACCTTCAATGATTGCAGAAGCATTGATTCAGTTGGAAGAAGCCAACAGTGAGCTACGTGGTTACCTGGATCGTATTGAAGTCGATCCTGAACAAATGGCGTATATCGAAGACCGTTATTCCAAAGTGATGTCACTGGCACGTAAACACTATGTCCTGCCAGAAGATCTGTATGAACATCACCAAAGCCTGTTACAGCAAATCGCAGCACTTGACTGCTCTGATGAAAAGCTTGAACAACTTGAAAGTGCCGTAGCAGAAAAGTATCAGTCATTCGTCAACCGGGCAGAAAAACTGCATCAGTCCAGAATGCGTTACGCCAAAGAACTCAACAAATTAATCAGTCAGAGTATGCACGAACTGAGCATGGAGAAAGCCAAGTTCCAGATTGAAATACAACACGACGGTAACCATCCGTCACCACTAGGATTCGATTCAGTCTGTTTCATGGTATCGACTAACCCGGGCCAGCCTCTGCAACCGATCACCAAAGTTGCATCGGGTGGTGAACTTTCCCGGATATCACTGGCAATTCAGGTTATTACGGCTCAAAAAGTCGAAACACCGAGTTTGATCTTCGATGAAGTTGATGTTGGTATCAGTGGCCCGACGGCAGCGGTTGTCGGAAAAATGTTGCGTCAGTTAGGTGAATCAACTCAAGTCCTGTGTGTAACGCATCTGCCGCAGGTTGCCGGCTGTGGGCATCAACAACTTTTCGTTGCCAAGCAAAGTAAAGGCGGAAAAACAGAAACCCAGATGCTCAAACTGGATACTCAACAACGCGTTGAAGAACTAGCAAGATTGCTCGGCGGAAGTCAAATTACCGAAACAACGCTGGCTAATGCAAAAGAATTACTTCTTGTTGCAGCATAA
- a CDS encoding BUD32 family EKC/KEOPS complex subunit → MLREQCIEHIDKNINGVIKIIDQKNTYWLKIGGEEKSNFIRKISSIAGKLNLLSFFQSKATMNSLSRFEHEKSMLLYLNSIGFQVPQITLEGRHFFVTPDQGCPISQIDADRITDETLAQLFSLFARLHNADIAHGRPALRDILIDQHNQLSLIDFEESIMHASPMLKARDIYLLLMDLCRIEHITLEQKRKALLSWRQQVSEDHWTSLLEIHQLLHKFKFLAHIVLCFKQKNKLSKQLLETCHLFNTL, encoded by the coding sequence ATGTTAAGAGAACAATGCATAGAACACATTGATAAAAACATCAATGGTGTTATAAAAATCATCGACCAGAAAAACACTTATTGGCTTAAAATAGGTGGAGAAGAGAAATCAAACTTTATCCGGAAAATATCCTCAATCGCCGGAAAGCTTAATTTACTCTCATTCTTTCAGTCAAAAGCAACCATGAATTCACTGTCCCGTTTTGAGCATGAAAAGTCGATGCTGCTCTACCTGAACTCAATTGGCTTTCAGGTTCCACAAATTACACTGGAGGGACGACATTTCTTTGTGACTCCTGATCAGGGATGTCCTATCTCTCAGATCGATGCTGACCGGATAACCGATGAAACTCTGGCACAACTTTTCTCTCTCTTTGCCCGGTTACATAACGCAGATATTGCCCATGGTCGGCCAGCGCTGCGCGATATACTGATCGATCAGCACAACCAACTGAGCTTAATTGATTTCGAAGAGTCAATCATGCATGCCAGTCCGATGCTAAAAGCCAGAGATATTTATCTGTTGCTGATGGATTTATGTCGTATCGAACATATAACCCTCGAACAAAAAAGAAAAGCCCTGCTCAGTTGGAGGCAGCAGGTTTCCGAAGATCACTGGACGAGTCTGTTAGAAATTCATCAATTACTACATAAATTTAAATTTCTTGCCCATATTGTTTTGTGTTTCAAGCAAAAGAATAAGTTAAGTAAACAACTACTGGAAACGTGCCATCTATTTAATACACTCTGA
- the bamE gene encoding outer membrane protein assembly factor BamE, with protein MQLKKYLITASLAIFILSGCSSVTDMLVYRIDINQGNYVDQQAVDQLKFGMTKQQVRYVLGSPMLVENGYPDTWYYIYHHVAGHEDPIQKNLIVRFDKTGSLIHLAGDFNNSDNFFESIQ; from the coding sequence ATGCAACTTAAGAAGTATCTCATTACCGCATCGTTAGCGATATTTATCCTGAGTGGATGTTCATCGGTTACCGATATGTTGGTTTACCGTATTGATATCAATCAGGGAAACTATGTTGATCAACAGGCAGTTGATCAACTGAAATTCGGCATGACCAAGCAGCAGGTACGTTATGTCCTCGGCTCACCCATGTTGGTTGAGAATGGTTATCCGGATACCTGGTACTACATCTATCATCATGTCGCGGGACATGAAGATCCGATCCAGAAGAATCTGATAGTCAGATTTGATAAAACTGGTTCACTGATTCACCTTGCTGGTGACTTTAATAATAGTGACAACTTCTTTGAAAGCATCCAGTAA
- a CDS encoding RnfH family protein — MTDEASTIHVEVVYALPHEQRVLSLVVAQSMTVEEIIRHSGVLSMYPEIDLEKNKVGIFSRNVKLDSTVRDRDRIEIYRPLLADPKEIRRKRAEQAKVAGKADPVTGGKPNPLKKQQQD, encoded by the coding sequence ATGACGGATGAAGCCAGTACTATTCACGTTGAAGTTGTATATGCGCTTCCTCATGAGCAGCGGGTTCTGTCGCTGGTTGTGGCTCAGTCGATGACGGTGGAAGAGATTATCCGCCATTCCGGTGTACTGAGTATGTATCCGGAAATTGATCTGGAAAAGAATAAAGTGGGTATTTTCAGCCGTAATGTGAAGCTGGATTCGACAGTTCGCGACAGAGATCGGATTGAAATTTATCGCCCTCTGCTGGCTGATCCGAAAGAGATTCGCAGGAAGCGGGCTGAACAGGCAAAGGTTGCCGGAAAAGCTGATCCGGTGACCGGTGGAAAACCGAATCCACTCAAAAAGCAGCAGCAAGATTAA
- a CDS encoding SRPBCC family protein, with translation MKQVSRSALVSFSAEQMFNLVNDVMRYPEFLPGCSGARVIESNSDKMVAAVDVSKAGISKTFTTSNQLKTGEAILMDLVDGPFKMLRGGWYFTPLDELACKVELKLEFEFSSKMIELAFGKVFHELTNNMVNAFTKRAKQVYV, from the coding sequence ATGAAGCAGGTGAGTCGTTCTGCACTGGTATCGTTTAGCGCTGAACAGATGTTTAATTTAGTCAATGATGTGATGCGTTATCCTGAGTTCTTACCAGGATGTTCCGGCGCGAGAGTGATTGAATCGAATTCTGACAAGATGGTCGCTGCTGTTGACGTGTCTAAAGCAGGCATCAGCAAAACCTTTACCACATCGAATCAGTTAAAAACAGGTGAAGCCATTTTAATGGATCTGGTTGATGGGCCGTTTAAGATGCTGCGTGGCGGCTGGTATTTTACACCATTGGATGAACTAGCCTGCAAAGTCGAACTGAAACTTGAATTTGAGTTTTCCAGTAAGATGATTGAGCTGGCATTCGGTAAGGTGTTTCATGAGCTGACCAATAATATGGTGAATGCTTTTACCAAGCGGGCAAAGCAGGTATATGTATGA
- the smpB gene encoding SsrA-binding protein SmpB has translation MVKKKSKAGSNTIALNKKARHEYFIEDEIEAGLELQGWEVKSLRQGKANIAESYVFLRGGEAFISGMSITPLQQASTHVVANPTRVRKLLLSRRELDNLFGRINREGMTLTALSLYWSRSWVKIKIGVAKGKKLHDKRDTVKDRDWQRQKDRVMKSSLR, from the coding sequence ATGGTAAAGAAAAAATCAAAAGCAGGGAGCAACACAATTGCTCTCAACAAGAAAGCCCGCCACGAATATTTCATTGAAGATGAGATAGAAGCAGGTCTGGAGCTTCAGGGCTGGGAAGTCAAATCACTTCGCCAGGGCAAAGCCAATATCGCAGAAAGCTATGTGTTCCTGCGTGGCGGAGAAGCATTTATCTCCGGCATGAGCATCACGCCACTGCAACAGGCTTCAACACACGTCGTCGCAAATCCGACCCGGGTGCGTAAACTGCTGCTTTCCCGACGCGAACTCGATAACTTATTCGGACGCATTAACCGTGAAGGGATGACCTTAACAGCGCTATCGCTGTATTGGTCCCGTTCATGGGTCAAGATAAAAATCGGGGTCGCCAAAGGTAAGAAGCTGCACGACAAACGTGACACGGTCAAAGACAGAGACTGGCAACGGCAAAAGGACCGGGTCATGAAGAGCTCTCTGCGCTAA
- a CDS encoding integrase domain-containing protein — protein sequence MARQTTSLTATQVKEAKPKDKEYYLVDGQGLKLRIKPNGSKSWLLNYLKPISKKRTNLSLGMYPDLSLANARKEAVKARELLVQNIDPKEHRDTQRVAQAAALKHTLQNVAAQWFDIKKHSISHDHGVDIWRSLELHAFPTLGNTPVSEITAPKVINAIRPIEAQGKLDTVKRVNQRLNEIMDYAVNIGLIHANPISGIKAAFKIATKQNNPALTPKELPELMATLSHSNTKMVTKFLIEWQLHTMVRPNEAAGTRWDEIDFNKQIWIIPPSRMKKKKEHRVPLTPQSLAILEAIKPISGHREYVFPADRNPKKGVNSQTANAALKRMGFKDRSTAHGLRSLASTTLNEQGFDSDVIEAALAHVDTDKVRGVYNRTDYLERRRKVMHWWSEHIEQASIGSLSVTGFKTLKVVGS from the coding sequence ATGGCAAGACAGACAACATCATTAACTGCAACTCAGGTCAAAGAAGCAAAACCAAAAGATAAAGAATACTACCTAGTTGATGGGCAAGGATTAAAGCTTAGAATTAAACCGAACGGCTCCAAATCTTGGCTCTTAAACTATCTAAAACCAATCAGTAAAAAGCGCACTAACCTCAGTTTAGGAATGTATCCTGACCTTTCACTTGCTAACGCCCGAAAAGAGGCTGTGAAAGCCAGAGAGTTACTTGTCCAAAATATCGATCCCAAAGAACACCGCGACACTCAACGAGTAGCTCAAGCCGCTGCACTGAAACACACACTTCAAAATGTTGCTGCCCAATGGTTCGATATAAAAAAACATAGTATCAGCCATGATCACGGTGTTGATATCTGGCGTTCTCTGGAACTCCATGCCTTTCCTACACTTGGCAACACCCCAGTCAGTGAAATCACAGCCCCTAAAGTCATCAATGCAATCAGACCAATTGAAGCTCAAGGAAAACTTGATACCGTAAAACGGGTAAATCAGCGCCTAAACGAAATCATGGATTATGCCGTTAACATAGGCCTAATACATGCTAATCCTATTTCTGGTATTAAAGCTGCCTTTAAGATAGCAACCAAGCAGAATAATCCAGCACTAACCCCGAAAGAATTACCGGAACTCATGGCCACCCTCTCGCATTCGAATACAAAAATGGTGACAAAGTTCTTGATTGAATGGCAATTACATACAATGGTTAGGCCAAATGAGGCGGCGGGAACGCGATGGGATGAAATCGACTTCAATAAGCAAATCTGGATTATTCCTCCTTCCCGCATGAAAAAGAAAAAAGAACATCGTGTTCCTTTAACTCCGCAATCACTGGCTATTCTCGAAGCAATAAAACCAATCAGTGGGCACAGAGAATATGTATTCCCCGCAGATCGTAACCCTAAAAAAGGTGTTAATAGTCAAACGGCTAATGCAGCGCTTAAGAGAATGGGATTTAAGGATAGAAGCACAGCTCATGGATTACGCTCTTTGGCAAGTACGACACTTAATGAACAAGGCTTTGATTCTGACGTAATAGAAGCAGCACTAGCCCATGTGGATACAGACAAAGTTCGTGGTGTATACAACCGTACGGATTACCTTGAGAGACGCCGGAAGGTAATGCATTGGTGGAGTGAACATATCGAGCAAGCAAGTATCGGTAGCCTTTCAGTAACAGGCTTTAAGACACTAAAAGTGGTCGGAAGCTAA
- a CDS encoding helix-turn-helix transcriptional regulator, whose protein sequence is MTESVNFWKLKKVMESTTLSKSTIYAYIAEDRFPKPVSLGARSVAWVESEINEWKAQQVAMRDEAAA, encoded by the coding sequence ATGACTGAAAGTGTGAATTTCTGGAAATTAAAAAAAGTAATGGAAAGTACAACTTTGTCCAAATCAACCATCTATGCATACATCGCTGAAGACAGATTTCCCAAACCCGTTTCACTGGGTGCAAGGTCTGTGGCATGGGTAGAAAGTGAAATCAATGAGTGGAAGGCTCAACAGGTCGCAATGCGTGATGAGGCGGCGGCATGA
- a CDS encoding BRO-N domain-containing protein, producing the protein MMRKESTPLQKTSVHMESNFRSANTLEVFNSPQFGDLTVLTHADGNPWFIGKEVALKLGHKNINDALTRYARKRKLSRDFRLSSHRYFGQRGIVLIPESDLYRLTMKSTLPEAEAFQDWICEEVLPSIRKYGAYAQGQAMFSAEELMAKALLIAENTLNERAQENDLLSSTIEDLTHQFAVGMTIPAFCMQLNGVNTREVQNTLVTHKGAYMLYKLYRNNKLPMRKNWDHKFTTSQLTKAQQTAHH; encoded by the coding sequence ATGATGAGAAAAGAAAGCACTCCGCTACAGAAAACATCAGTTCACATGGAAAGTAATTTTCGTTCAGCCAATACATTGGAGGTGTTCAATAGCCCGCAGTTTGGTGACCTGACGGTACTAACCCATGCTGACGGTAACCCTTGGTTTATTGGCAAAGAAGTGGCCTTAAAGCTGGGCCACAAAAATATAAATGATGCACTGACGAGATATGCCAGGAAAAGAAAACTCAGTCGGGATTTCCGATTGAGTTCACACCGATACTTCGGACAGCGGGGAATTGTTTTAATCCCGGAGTCTGACTTATACCGGCTGACCATGAAAAGTACGTTGCCAGAAGCCGAAGCCTTTCAGGACTGGATATGTGAGGAAGTATTACCATCCATCCGCAAATATGGGGCTTATGCTCAGGGGCAGGCGATGTTCAGTGCAGAAGAACTCATGGCAAAAGCGTTGCTGATAGCGGAAAACACACTCAATGAACGGGCTCAGGAGAATGATCTGTTATCCAGTACGATTGAAGACCTGACGCATCAGTTTGCGGTCGGTATGACTATCCCAGCCTTTTGTATGCAACTGAACGGCGTGAATACCCGGGAGGTGCAAAATACACTGGTGACCCATAAAGGAGCATACATGCTCTACAAACTCTATCGAAACAATAAATTGCCAATGCGCAAAAACTGGGATCACAAGTTCACCACCAGCCAGCTAACCAAAGCACAACAGACAGCCCACCACTAA
- a CDS encoding virulence-associated E family protein translates to MIECLNANNPEIAWIVMSRWLVGAVASLYEPRFKSKLTPVLQGSQSVMKTAFIDRIANMLPRAFLEGADLNPNSKDSVLHAIRSFIVELGELERTTKSRFAHQGSIKAFLTKQVDTVRPPFAKSDVRKPRKTHFIASVNGTDFLKDETGNSRYGVIEISRPINMDKVNEILGWHYDGSGSLTHQHPEQLKQFWLEVKSMYDGGYGWMLTATEQRLVSHATERHNDKGDWYHVLYDKFVHVPESQYRKGEWLTATEVCEYLGEQKQRSRTIGKALTKLASEGLIESRTSRGKSQYLIVVVTNRRE, encoded by the coding sequence GTGATTGAATGTTTGAATGCAAACAACCCTGAAATTGCATGGATAGTGATGTCCCGCTGGCTGGTGGGCGCTGTCGCCTCACTGTATGAGCCCCGGTTTAAAAGTAAGTTAACCCCGGTGTTACAAGGTAGTCAATCCGTCATGAAAACAGCCTTCATTGACCGGATAGCCAACATGTTACCCCGAGCCTTTCTGGAAGGTGCGGATCTGAATCCGAACAGTAAAGACAGTGTATTACACGCGATTCGTTCGTTTATTGTTGAACTTGGCGAGCTTGAACGAACCACGAAAAGCCGCTTTGCCCATCAGGGCTCGATTAAAGCCTTCTTAACCAAACAGGTGGATACGGTACGCCCGCCGTTTGCGAAAAGTGATGTCAGAAAGCCAAGGAAAACCCATTTTATTGCCAGTGTAAACGGCACCGACTTCCTGAAAGACGAAACCGGGAACAGCCGCTATGGAGTGATTGAGATTAGCCGCCCGATTAATATGGACAAAGTGAATGAAATACTCGGCTGGCACTATGACGGAAGCGGCAGTCTGACCCATCAACATCCGGAGCAGTTAAAACAGTTCTGGCTGGAAGTAAAATCCATGTATGACGGTGGTTACGGGTGGATGCTGACCGCCACAGAGCAACGTTTAGTCAGTCACGCTACCGAGCGGCACAATGACAAAGGAGACTGGTATCATGTTCTCTATGACAAGTTTGTCCATGTGCCGGAAAGTCAGTACCGCAAAGGTGAATGGTTAACCGCTACGGAAGTCTGTGAATATCTGGGAGAGCAAAAACAACGCAGCCGAACCATCGGTAAAGCCCTGACCAAACTTGCCAGTGAAGGACTGATTGAGTCAAGAACCAGCCGGGGGAAGAGCCAGTACCTGATCGTCGTTGTGACAAATCGCAGGGAGTAG
- a CDS encoding P-loop ATPase, Sll1717 family: protein MIKINLKDKKIFGNEAGEDEKLAVLNSYYIEHSNFDDFFDSDERLSIVSARKGMGKSALLSRLEFKLINDENYKRPLIIRVKGNELLGLGDFKGEDHSYLENYWKQIICKRIIVEIGNQIGFALNSDEMSFVELSEIEGLKSKNLVGGLIARVKGKLPGTGFEVKSDVPANLDKLLQRYQDNDNSPNVWLLVDDIDAKFQNTNENQARVGSFFSAIRSLSFDNQNLNIRATVRSDVWSCLRHLEDLDKLQQYIIEIFWSKKYMRDMLAQKILVYIQKNFPDSNEAKLKLKSDYNKIIDIVFNSPIEWRGDRDAKLFDAISAFSNRRPRWMGQLCRMASKKASENARIKKVNIDHINYILSDFGALRRDDLIKEHSHQFEELTHLIDSLRSTQKEFTQSELHLIIESNFIRGRDVSAIPKIDGKTYVESEDLGDFLYKLGLISRAHEDGKTFTHYTDDPDLYRSLESRKDNIVWSIHPAYRTFLNIK from the coding sequence GTGATTAAAATCAATTTAAAAGACAAAAAAATATTTGGAAACGAAGCGGGAGAAGATGAAAAATTAGCAGTCTTAAACTCATATTACATAGAACATAGTAATTTTGATGATTTTTTTGATAGCGACGAAAGGCTATCAATTGTATCGGCTCGCAAAGGTATGGGGAAGTCAGCTTTATTATCAAGGTTAGAGTTTAAGCTAATTAACGATGAAAATTATAAAAGACCTCTAATAATTAGGGTGAAAGGGAATGAGTTATTAGGGCTTGGTGACTTTAAAGGTGAAGATCATTCGTATTTAGAGAATTACTGGAAGCAAATTATATGTAAACGGATAATCGTCGAAATTGGTAATCAAATTGGTTTTGCTCTAAACAGTGATGAAATGTCATTTGTAGAACTATCTGAAATCGAGGGTCTGAAGAGTAAAAACTTAGTAGGAGGCTTAATAGCCAGAGTTAAAGGAAAGCTCCCGGGGACTGGATTTGAAGTTAAGAGCGATGTTCCAGCTAATTTAGACAAGCTTCTACAACGTTATCAAGATAATGATAATTCTCCAAATGTTTGGTTATTAGTTGATGATATTGATGCAAAATTTCAAAATACCAACGAGAACCAAGCCCGTGTTGGTTCATTTTTTAGTGCCATAAGATCTTTATCATTTGACAATCAAAACTTAAATATAAGAGCAACTGTGCGAAGTGATGTATGGTCCTGCCTTCGTCATCTAGAAGATTTAGATAAATTGCAGCAGTATATTATTGAAATCTTTTGGAGTAAAAAGTATATGCGAGATATGTTGGCTCAAAAGATTCTTGTTTATATCCAGAAAAACTTTCCTGATAGTAATGAAGCGAAGCTTAAACTGAAAAGTGATTACAATAAAATAATAGATATTGTTTTCAATTCACCCATTGAATGGCGTGGTGATAGAGATGCTAAACTTTTCGATGCGATCAGTGCTTTTTCGAATAGGCGACCGCGGTGGATGGGGCAACTTTGTCGAATGGCGAGTAAAAAAGCCAGCGAGAATGCAAGAATAAAAAAGGTAAACATTGATCATATTAATTATATTCTGTCTGACTTTGGGGCTTTAAGAAGAGATGACTTGATAAAAGAGCATAGCCATCAATTTGAGGAACTTACGCATTTAATTGACTCCTTAAGATCAACACAAAAAGAATTTACACAATCAGAGCTACACTTAATCATCGAAAGCAATTTTATTAGGGGGAGGGATGTTAGCGCTATCCCTAAAATAGATGGGAAAACTTATGTCGAAAGTGAAGACTTAGGTGATTTTCTATATAAACTAGGTCTTATCTCAAGAGCACATGAAGACGGAAAAACATTCACTCATTATACTGACGATCCAGACTTGTATCGCTCCTTAGAAAGCCGAAAAGACAATATTGTCTGGTCGATTCATCCGGCATATCGTACCTTTCTAAATATAAAATGA